The following is a genomic window from Chthoniobacterales bacterium.
CTGACCCCCGGCCAGCTGCGCCGCCATGCCCCTGCGCCACGCCGCCAAGTTCCGGGACAGGTTCTAATGCTCGCCATTCGCAGCAAAATCGTTTAATGACCTCGCACCAACAACAACCGCAACCAATCCCGATCATGAAAACAAACGATCCTTCGGCCTACGGCCCGGCAAAAGAACACTACGCGACTTTGGGCGTCGATACGGAGCGCGCCTTGGAAGTTCTGGCCGCGACGCCGATCTCCCTTCACTGCTGGCAAGGG
Proteins encoded in this region:
- a CDS encoding L-rhamnose isomerase (catalyzes the formation of L-rhamnulose from L-rhamnose): MKTNDPSAYGPAKEHYATLGVDTERALEVLAATPISLHCWQG